In the genome of Planctomyces sp. SH-PL62, the window CGATCCGTTTCGACGCGGCGGGACGAGTCGTCGACGGCTCTTTCGGCGGCTCGGCGATCGGCGTCGAATGGCTGGACGACGAGCACTGGCTGCGAGGGGGACGCGACGGCGTGCTGAAGGTCGACGCCCTCACCGGCCGCGCCGAGCCGTTCGTCAAGTCGGATCAACTCTTGCAGGCGCTTCGGCTCATCCCCGGTCTCGAAGAGAAGGCCGCGGAGGAACTCTCGCGACGGCTGGCGTCGGACGTCGTCGCGGGGGACCGTCCCCCGTCGTCGCGCCCCCGGCTCGATCCGACCCATAAGGCGCTCCTCTTCGAGCACGAGCACGACCTTTATTTCGTCGCCCTCGACGGCTCGAAAGGGGTACGACTCACGAACGCCCCCGGCGACGAGACCGACGCCCAGTTCAGCCCGGACGGGCGACGGGTGAGCTTCGTCCGCGACTTCGACCTTCATGTCGTCGACGTGGACGCCCCGACCGAGCGGGCGCTGACCACCGGCGGGACGGACGCCCTGCGGCGCGGTCGGGCCGACTGGGTCTACTTCGAGGAGATCTTCAATCGATCGTGGACGGCCCACTGGTGGAGCCCCGACTCGCAGCGGATCGCGTTCCTGGAGTTCGACGACGCCGAGGTCGGCACGCTGACGATGCTCCACGACGAGGAGTCCCCGCGCCGGGTGGAGGTGAATCGCTATCCGAGGGCCGGCGAGCCCAACCCCCGCGTCCGGCTGGGGATCGTTCCCGCGCAGGGAGGCCCGGTCCAGTGGGCCGACCTGTCGAGCTACTCGGCCGAGGCTTTCCTGATCAGCGGCGTGAGTTGGCGCCCCGACTCGCGTTCCGCGTTCGCGTTCGTGCAGGACCGAGTCCAGACCTGGCTCGACCTGCTGGAAGTCCCCGCGGACGGCGCCGCTCCCCACGTCCTCTTCCGCGACCGGACGAAGGCCTGGATCGCCGACCCGAGTCCCCCTTCGTTCCTGGACGACGGCTCGTTCCTCTGGCTGAGCGAGCGCGACGGCTGGAAGCACATCTACCATTACGCGACCGATGGTTCTCCGAAGGGGAGACTGACCGAGGGGGAATGGGAAGTTCGCTCGATCCAGCACGTCGATCGCGCGACCGGCGAGGTCGCGTTCCTCGGCACCAGGGACGCGCCGATGGCGACGCAGCTCTACAAGGTGCGGCCGGGGGGGGCCGTCGAGCGGATCACCTCGGGAGTCGGGAGTTACCAGACCGAGCACAGCCCTGACGGCCGCCGCTTCGTTGCGACCTGGTCCGACCTGTCCACGCCATCGCGCGTGAAACTCCACGCCGCCGACGGATCGTTCGTGAGGACGGTCGACTCGAACCCCGTCCACAAGATCCAGAGCTACCGCTTCGGGCCTCGCGAGCGGTTCCAGATCCCGACGCGGGACGGGTTCCTGATGGAAGCCGAACTGATCCTGCCGCCGGACCTGGACCCGAACGTCAAGCATCCGGTCTGGTTCACGACTTACGGCGGTCCGCACACGCCTGTGGTCAACGACGCCTGGGCGAACGGCCGTGTCTGGGACCAGGCTCTGGCCGCGGAGGGCTTCATCGTGTTCCGCGTCGACCCCCGCCCGGCCAGCGGCAAGGGGGCGGCCTCGGCGTGGACCGCCTACCGGAAACTGGGCGTGCAGGAGCTTGAAGACGTCAAGGACGCGATCGCCTGGCTCAGGCGAAAGCCCTTCGTCGACGGCGACCGGATCGGCATGACCGGGCACAGCTTCGGCGGCTACCTGACCGCCTTCGCCATGACCCACTCCGACCTCTTCGCCTGCGGGATCGCCGGCGCGCCCGTCACCGATTGGCGCGACTACGACACCATCTACACCGAGCGGTTGATGGGGCTCCCCCAGGACAATCCCGAAGGCTACAAGGCGTCGTCGGTGGTGGCCGCCGCGAAGGACCTGCGCGGCAAGCTGCTCCTGGTGCACGGCTCGGTCGACGACAACGTCTCGGTCCGCAACACGATGCGACTGGTCGAGGCGCTTCAGGAGGCGGGGAAGGATTTCGAGCTGATGATCTATCCCGGCTCTCGGCACGGCATCGCCAGCGGCCACTACAGCAGGCTGATGCTCGACTTCATTCGTCGCAAGCTGGCGACGCCGAAGGCCGCCGCCCCCTGCCCCGATCCGATTCCGGCCTCGCCGCCCGCCCAGGCGGCGACGGCGGGCTTCGTCCATCCCTGATCGGCGCAACGACGAACGGCCGGTCGGGGCGAGCCCGACCGGCCGTCGATGTCGCATACGTTTCGTCGGTCAGGCCGACTCAGTAAGCGAAGATGCCGAAAGGATAGGGGGTGAAGAACGGCCGGGTGTAGTTCTTCTTGAAGTCGAGCCACCAGATGCCGTCATCCCAGCGGAGGGTGACCGCACGCCAGTCGAGGGGGACTTCCGGGTAGGGGTAGAAGGGGCCGATGTTCGGCCAGGCCTGCCAGGGGTAGGCGGTGGGGTAGCCGACCGCCGAGAAGTTGCCCGGAGGGGCGTAGCTGGGCCAGGCGTAGTTCGGCTGGTTCTGGACCGCGCCGCCCGCGGCGCCGCCGGCCGGGCCTTCGGGGAGCGGGCCGCCGTCATTGACGAAGCCGCCGGGGCCGGCGCCGGGGCCGCTCACGACGCCTTCGCCCATGCCGACGGGGCCGCCGCCGACCACGCCGCCGTGGCCGAAGTGGCCGCCGCCGTGGCCGCCCATCGCGACCTGCTGGGGAACGTACTGGGCCGGGCGGACCGCCTGGTCGCCGACCTGAATGTGATCGACCACGCCCGTCACCCCGGCG includes:
- a CDS encoding BON domain-containing protein, encoding MLGLMAVTAPMAMGQATNPNQVVADSVAGALRTSRTLASTRIEIEAQGGLVTLSGVAASPEIKSEALSRAQRVAGVTGVVDHIQVGDQAVRPAQYVPQQVAMGGHGGGHFGHGGVVGGGPVGMGEGVVSGPGAGPGGFVNDGGPLPEGPAGGAAGGAVQNQPNYAWPSYAPPGNFSAVGYPTAYPWQAWPNIGPFYPYPEVPLDWRAVTLRWDDGIWWLDFKKNYTRPFFTPYPFGIFAY
- a CDS encoding DPP IV N-terminal domain-containing protein; this encodes MLLSTVLLFGLLPAVPAQAPTSPPVEELATVAEKSGFKATARHEDVVALCRKLAEKSPNVVFSELGRSDEGRPLPLLIFADPPVKTPAQAAASGKLVVMAIGDIHGGEVCGKEGLLMLARELAVEPHPELLKNLIVVVAPLYNADGNERIAKDNRPGQVGPEEGMGVRGNARGLDLNRDFIKLEAPETLALVKFLNEWDPHIVLDTHTTNGSHHRYTITYDGPRNPSGDPSLIRYARTKLFPALTAAFKQTTGLDSYYYGSFGGGHDRWEGFPALGRFGTNYVGLRNRIGILSEAYAYAPYETRVLATRDFARECLKYASTNQDEIKKLLDDARKAAEVRSPAEPRRVALRSEPRPLADAEPILGYVEKEEDGRRAATDEPRDYRSKVMVDFEAVETAVRPFAYLLSADQAEAAALLQRHGIRVEELREDLDLEVEVSRIDEITRPESSGWDRQDVRELRVSPRTEPRRVLAGTLVVRDAQPLGALAAYLLEPRSEDGLATWRTFPGLRAGDDFPVLRLAAPAELLTTPARDYAEPKSGLPIRFDAAGRVVDGSFGGSAIGVEWLDDEHWLRGGRDGVLKVDALTGRAEPFVKSDQLLQALRLIPGLEEKAAEELSRRLASDVVAGDRPPSSRPRLDPTHKALLFEHEHDLYFVALDGSKGVRLTNAPGDETDAQFSPDGRRVSFVRDFDLHVVDVDAPTERALTTGGTDALRRGRADWVYFEEIFNRSWTAHWWSPDSQRIAFLEFDDAEVGTLTMLHDEESPRRVEVNRYPRAGEPNPRVRLGIVPAQGGPVQWADLSSYSAEAFLISGVSWRPDSRSAFAFVQDRVQTWLDLLEVPADGAAPHVLFRDRTKAWIADPSPPSFLDDGSFLWLSERDGWKHIYHYATDGSPKGRLTEGEWEVRSIQHVDRATGEVAFLGTRDAPMATQLYKVRPGGAVERITSGVGSYQTEHSPDGRRFVATWSDLSTPSRVKLHAADGSFVRTVDSNPVHKIQSYRFGPRERFQIPTRDGFLMEAELILPPDLDPNVKHPVWFTTYGGPHTPVVNDAWANGRVWDQALAAEGFIVFRVDPRPASGKGAASAWTAYRKLGVQELEDVKDAIAWLRRKPFVDGDRIGMTGHSFGGYLTAFAMTHSDLFACGIAGAPVTDWRDYDTIYTERLMGLPQDNPEGYKASSVVAAAKDLRGKLLLVHGSVDDNVSVRNTMRLVEALQEAGKDFELMIYPGSRHGIASGHYSRLMLDFIRRKLATPKAAAPCPDPIPASPPAQAATAGFVHP